CGTCCGATTataaagttgccccaaatttCTTCTTCGCCGAAATCACCGATTTTTGGAATTTAGGAACTACTATAATCGGATGTTAAATAACTTCCGATTATTCAGatgccccaaattttgtttttgtcgaaatttcaattttttcgaatttgggaactagaataatcggtaggttatgaAGTTATTTATGACCTTCACCTATCTACCGATTGCTACCACTACCGTAGCTACCGATTGTATGAGGATACAATGATAATCTCCGCAAATTTGGACATCCCATAACGTTGTCTATgagttgggaataaaaaagtcgcccctaattcttttggggtcgcccctaaaaatgccaggttaaTTTAAGCTAGTTGATacgttcaaaaaagaaaaagaaaaaattataacCAGCTAATGGGTTACTATAGTAATTTCTAGGGTATATAAAGGAACGCCCTTTTTATTCTAAGAGTAACTAAAATTCTATCACTACAAAGATATATAAAATAGAACAAAATATGGTACAATTCTGAGCAAGGAAAGTGAATGAATTAATTTTAGATCTCAATTAGAAGATGCAGTTCTGTCTTTCCTTCCTGCAAGAATCATTGATATTTGAAGACCTCTGCTGAATGCTTGGTTAAACAATAATCGCGTTTGAAATTCTGAAACAAACGGAAACCAAGACAATATGACGACGGGCATGAAAACTACCATCCCCATAACGTATTCGTATGCTCTTGCTAGTTCCTTTATGGAGTCCCAGAACCCTATATGCTTTAAGAAGGGTCTGCATGCTTGGCCAATCTGGAAAGGCGAACATCagagtttatcatcaatttaGTATATTTTTCTACTAAGTACGTGCCGTAGTATCCATAGTTCGAAGTGTGTTCTCTGTGTCAATTGGTGAGCAAAGGTGAAAAAAAGACATCAAACTGCCACCACTTGGTTGTTTAGATTGTCACGACTGGGTAATTTATCTTCAACAGTAAGTGCTATAATCACACTTTGCATTTGTAGCTCGCTCAGCACCAGAAATGAGGTTAATGTTCACCCAATTGACAAAATTAGATTCACCAAAGTCATCTTCTACTCATGTATGCTGAAGTTTAAAATGCTTATGATTTCATGAGTCCTATCCTATTTCATTCATTTAAGGAAAAGATACAGCTAAGAGGAAGAGTTTACCAGAAGAAGGGCCCACCCAGTAGGCAAGAATCCAAGCATGCCAGCGAACACATCAGATACGGTGAGACCACAAACTACGAATAAGACGGTCATGACTGATACCAGGCCAAGGAATAAAAGTCCTTTCAGAATTCTAAACATGAGTTGGAAGTCGGTCCCAAATCTTCGTCTACCCATTGATACCATCTGTGGGACAAATTGAGCATGCATTAGTTGAAGTAGACAAGCAAACAGGATACTAAGTGGAACAAGTTGAACATGCATTAGTTGATTTCTGTTCTTTAATAATGCCCCATAATCTGATTTTCTGGTAGGAAACCCCACCCTAGAAATTCAAATCATGTGATAAAATAATccagcaaatttcacaataaattgATTAAATTCAATAAACATACCTTCAAAACCAACAAAACCGTTGCCATAACCAGCCAAGAGAGCCCATATGCCTAACTTGGCAGGAAAATATGATGAGTGGGAGTTAGAAAAGGTCTTTGAAAGAAATAGTTTGACAAAAAAGAAGAATATAGTGTACTGACAAGAATCAATTTCAATTTTAGGAAATCATACCAGAATATTCTTGCTATGGTGAGCTATATTGAGGTGGTAAACGATACCATATTGGTACAGAAAAAAGCGAGATGCTAGGATAATTTCAAGTATACGACCCCTAATATCAGTGTGTTTAAGGTGATCTTGTTCAGCATCCCACCATGATTCCCAACTTCTATCTGGCTGGATACCGATACCCCCACGATTTCCCATCCACCTTTTCCAATCTGTCCAGTCATCCACCGTCTTCTGCCACTCAAATCCAGATGGATTGAATATTGAAGGTGCAAACAACCAAGAAGCAACCAAGAACCACATGGAAAATGTGACAAACAGATACAAATTTGAACTTCGGTAAGATCTTCCATACGCTTCATACACGACCAACAGTATCATCATCTCCAACCCTTTTACAAAATGACTTCGTGAGTAAAATCTGTAATTATCGGCAAATTTTGCATGGAACACAACGAATCCACGACCAGTAGCTCTATATTTTGCTCCTCCATGCAATATTGTCCTACCGAAATAATGCGCTTTTGTACCAagttggaacgtgaagaagactGATGCTAGTTGTAATTGCATAACTATAAAATCAACCACGGCGGTTCGAAACCCTCTTTCTAGACCAATTTCCATCACCATCGGAAGGACCAAAATTAACCCAAGCTGAAACACCGACTGTGTAGCCAAAGCTGTTTCAAGAGATTTACTCTGCCGGATGCTTGGGTCCTCAAGAATTGCTCTCTCCAAACCACTCAGAACTAAGTAAAGTCGCCCATATAAGAATACATACACAGTAAGCACAGTGACCTGAAACAAATTAGTAGGCTCATGTGAGACTCTCATCCTTTAAAATTTTGTAACATGTAATGTCTTTCATTACTTCTGCCTACTAGGGCTGGCCGCATCTCAACAGACACACTCAAGACAAAATCTTGAGTGGGACGCTCCAGGATGCTACCACATCAGGGGTGTCACTAGTGATGTTATTTAATTAAGAGACTGAAAAGAGTTATCCTTCCTCTTCATTAACCCTTCTTATTTTTCAAACAGACATCAGACTGGCAGATCAAGATCAAGTAACaagataacaaaaacaaaaacgtaAGCTTTAGAAGATGAGTGTAATGCCATACCATGCTGCTGAAGTAGAAACCCACTGTGGTAAAGTAAAATGATAACATCCTGAAAAAGTCAAAGCGCCGTCCTAGACGATAAACATCACGACTCAGTGTCTGCTCTCCATTTCCATTAGCTACCTTAGCCTCAAATTGTGATATTTGATTCATTCCGACATCACGTCCTTTTCCCACTTGAATATATTCATGATGAGTTACATATCCTCCTCGTAGGGTGGAATTGTACCCTGTAAATGTTTTGAAGATTATCCGTCTGATAAGTCGTGCAAATCTAAATACTTCAGCTATTGCTGGGATTTTACCTGAAAATATATCTTCACTCAGGTTTATTGTTTTGGAAGCTTTGCTAATGCCTCCCCTTGTCAGATGAAAGAGTCTGTCGAAGATATCAGGATGACCGTAATGGAAGCGAACTCTGACGGTAGCAAGAGAATATCAGTTCTTATTTATTGTTGATTTATATCAAATATATGCATCTACAGTGTTTGAGATGCATTCAGGCTTTTATGAAAACCACTGATTGAGTATTATGTGGGGGCCAGGGGCAAAAGAGAGAGGAGACAATATCAGCTATTGTTTGTATGTCATGTAGCAAGTTGGAACGCTCTATCGAGATGATTCAAAATCCAATGCTTGTCGAAGCGTTGCCccgcaaaatatataaataaatactTAGAAATCTATAAATGGACCTTCAACTTGATTGGCATATTTCCATGCTGGGTCTTTTTTTTGTTTAGGTTGGCTAGCCATTACATCAGAatagaacagaagaagaagagaaagaagaagtagTAAAAGATTAAAGGAGAAGAGGGAAACATCTTAAACAGTTGGCTGAATGAGTTAATGAAGGATTCTTATTACTGTATATATTAGGCTACAAAAAGAGTCCAACAGACGTCTAGGGCCTGTTTTGGGGGTTAGACTGACAGACAAAACCTATAAGCAAGGCGTGAGTATCAAGACATTCTGGGGGAGAGGTGCAAAAAAGCGCACTTTGAGACCACATTTTTTAAATGACTGTCTAAATCTCACTAGAATAATTTATCAACGAACACTATTAATTCAAGCTATTTTTATTTTAGCTTATTCTAAAAACATCAGTTGTAGAAATGACGGTAGAAGAACTGCATCATCAATTAAGCATACTTATCTTCTTATTTGTAGGTTCAAGAAAATCTCCGTACCTCAAGGGGTATGCCAAGATTCGTTGCCCAATAGTGACAAAACTGGTCTCTTGATTAGACATGAACCAAGCGAGTGATGAAACACTGCAATCGATAAGAAATGCATATGAACTTATGTTAGCATATCCAACACATCAGTGAAGCTGTCAAAAACGGACATGCATAAAGTTTTTTCCCAGGACTAAGCCATGAATTAATCAAAGCTTTAAAAATTGATATTTAGGGAGATGCTAAAACTAGCCTTCCAGTGAAGATGTGCTCTCGGAGACCCAAAATTGTAGGTTTTCGATCTGCTCGACGAGTTTTTAGAAGCTCTTCCAAAACATTCCTCATTTTGAAAGCTTCTTCAAGGTAATTATCCTGAAAACAGAGCACAAGGAATGCATGAAAAACAAATCATGTGCCTTTCATATATATAAACATTTTTCTTAAGTAACCTATATAGTACTTCAAGAATTACCTGATTCATATCTATTGTCTGAAGTGCTTCACCACGGGTGAAtattaatgcatgattttgattttcagGTTTTCCTTCACCAATATCTGTCGGAGGACCTGGAAGTTTGACGCGGTATATTTCCTACGCACCGAAAATAATTCAAATTTAATAGTATGTCCACCAAAACATTTACAATGGTTACGAAGTATTAATTCATACTTCATCCAACTTGTCTCCTCCTTTGACAAGAACTGAGTAGTAAACCTTTTCTGACTTTCCAGCCACCGTCTCCTCTCTCTCATCTATATATGCAACACGAAGTGATGGATACCTGCACATCATTGTGGTGTTTGAGTGTACAACAGATGCGTAGACATTCAACCAATGATAGTAGACGTTTTTCCAAAGAATATACTCCATAACTCATAAGAAACCAGTAAAGAGTATTTTACTTACATTAGCATGAGATTAAGGATGTTTTGGTAACAACTCCTATCCCTAGCTTCACTGGATTTCTTCTGGGCGCCATAGACTTGGCAAGAAACCACATATGTGAACTTCATGTCGGCCACAGCTTGTGAACGAGCAGCAAAAGCCATCTGATCCTGATAGTGTAGACTGTCTGCTCGATAACCACCAAAAATGGCTGCAAAGAGATAATCAAATTATTCTCTATTGGTAACTGTAATATTCATGaacataaaatatgaattgttcAACTGTCCAAACTGCGATAAAACCTCATACCAGGATCTTCAGCCATGTCTAGGAAGCATTGAAGTTCTAATGCCTGCCTATAATACATCATTCCTCTCACTGTTACAATGCAGCAAAAGAAAACTGGGTAAGATAAATTAACATAGAATGATTATGgtcaaaataagaaataaatgttCTATGTTGTTCACCTGTTCTAAAAAGTGTCTGTCCTCTATAAGATACCCACTGACGAACTAAATCTGTTTTATCTTTCGCCGGGTTtacattttttggatcatttataCGCTCCCAGAAATTGTTCCACTCATCTTTTTATAGTCATGGGAATAATTGATGAAGTTTATGTTAGTTTCAACCCAGGAGGAGCACACAGCATAACTGAAATACATTCACAACCAAAACACTTACCGGGATATATTTTCTGTAAGTAAAACAAAATTGAGATTCCATCCTCATTTTCTTTGTTTAGCTCCTCCTCGGAATAGAGAACATCTTCCTTATAGTAGGGAGTCAAAACACTGCAAATTAATGGATTCGGTAATAATGTAATATACATGATGGCAGTGAGGCAACCAAATTATCCCCATTCCATATACACACCTAAAAAACAATTTCAAGACAAAGAAACAATATTTGCTGTAAGAAAAAGAAGAGGCTTTTCATTGAGAATCTAACCTGAAAGATAGCATGTTACGGACTTTCGGAGCACTTGGCATGCTCATAAACAAGGAGTTAGTGAAGAAGGTGATGCGGCGACGGGCTTCTAGATTCATTGGCACGTTAATTGCAGATTCCTTGACGGTCAAAAGCAAATGAAGCCGAACAACCTGTGTGAAAAATTATGTAAAAGAAAAGTCACATGCTGTATGGCGGCACATGATAGTTCAGTTTTACCCATGAAAACTGTGGTACCTTCTCCATCCAAGATCTGTTTCGCATAAGGTTCAGATTTAACTTTTGAAACTTCTGTTCTTTCCTTTCCACGTGATGATCTTTCTTGTGCGATTCAAGAATTCtacaaagaataaaataaaatattatggcATATGCGGGTCATCCTAACAGGAGTATGTGAGTAGAAAATAACCATGATCTTACATGTGTCCTTTTGTCATCACATCTTGAGTAATGATCTCCATAATATCCTGAAGTACATTGACAATTTGTGCCTTGTACGactcatcttcatcgtctttCTGTTAACATTAGCTCTTTAGTAACATAGATAACTATTAACAAACACTAAGAGCCCCAGTTGTCAACTTTAAAAGATCAACCACATTTAGTTGATCTAACTTCAACAAACGGTCATGTGCAACTGAACCCTCAGGTCAGTGTTATACATTTAAGAAATAGGAGCTGAGGTGGGCTTACCAAAAGGTTTAGAAGTTTCTCCAACTTATTGTTGAGTAGTGGCAGCTCACTCATACGGAAGTTACTCAAGAATCCACGATTCATTATACTATCATCTATTTCATGACATATTTTCCTAATTATCCTGAAAAACAAGGCACAAAATAGAAACTTCATCAGGTTTAGTTAAATACAGAACTTGGAATAAGAGACTCCGAGTATTTAAGAAAGCGTAAGAGCTTACTATAAAAATATTAATGgtgaaatcaaagaacatctattTCACTTActgtttatcatcatcatcatccagaAGGCTATATAATATATCTCTTAATGTTTCATAGCATTCAATCACAGCTGAGATCATGTAAGGATCATTCTTGATCTTTTTGAACAAGTACGCGTCGTCTTTACCCTTGAAATCTTTTGCCATGTCCAATGCTATAGGGatctatcaaataaaaaaattgaaaagaacGAGATTAGAAGGTCAAGGACAATATAGATACAGTATGAATTCAGACGGATAGGAAAGTGACAAACTGATGCATTGTGGATGTCCCAAATCAATATTAAAAATACAGCTTACACCCCATttgcaaaataatcacaaaatatCGAATTCCCCGGATATTGGTATAAATTAGAAGCTAACTTAGAATCCAGGGATTTCTTGCTACACTTTCAAATTTTGTATAAAGAAGAATGAGAATGAGTTTCTCTTCCTTCAATCCTACATGTATCCTTCAGGTGGAATTAGAATCATCTAATTCTAGAGACTCAACTAGATGTCTCTTAGTATCTTGTAATTTCAAGTATTGAGTAGAAATTTCGAGTTATAAGAGAAGAATCTccattttttattcttctttgaaCAAACAGTAGAAGAAACTAACTGGGGAGATTGTTTATCAATCCTTTTATCAACACAGCTTATCAATTTCGCTTGGTTCGATCATTTACATTCCGCTTCGCATCAGAAGCCACGCATCAGATTTACCTTACTAGCCAACAGGAAAGGAGGCCATTGGACAACATTGACATCACTAGAAGAATATGGTACTAGCAACAGATCCCTCTCCCTGGATAATGAAAAGAAAGTAAGAGGAAGAATATAGCTATAATGCTATATATTCAATTGTTTGGCAAAGGTAAAGTCCGCACACCTATTGCTTATTAAGTCCTCAGTTCGCATACAATTGATGAACTCATTCCACACCTGAGAAAATTTCGCAATGTTCTTTCGTTCCCATGTCCCATCCTGTCATTAGAATATGCTTAATCAtaagaattactatttccacctacATTACCGTTATAAAGCTAAACCCGCAGTGATAAATGCCACAATAGACACACCACAGAGGGTCAGAAATATTAGAGCACAATTCTCAATAAAGAGGAGTTAACTCTTAAATGCTGAATCGCTGATCTGGACGCATTTAGTAGGTTAGCAAACATATGGATACCAGCAAACATATACAAGGGACACACGTCATAGTTAAATTACCACTTCAAGATATAACATATACAGACTACTTGCCATGTGGTTTTTTTTGGAATCTTCTTTTATGGATGGCACAAGTCGTTCACTGAAAGCTATAGGAACTGCATCGAATCTGGACCGCAGCATCCCGAGGGTCCGTATCTAAAGAACATAAGAAAACATGAATTTAATTGACAGCCAGCATAGCAGTATAAGAGCTCCTTCCTGCTTCATTTTCTTGTAACATATACTCATGAACAAGAAAAGTATCCACTAACCTCGCCCAGGTGGTTGAACGCTCCATGAATGCCACCGCATATGGTAGAAAATATAGCATACCATATCTGCACATCCATGAAATATACCTATTTGCAAACAACAAGAGATTGAAAATCAGATTTATGAAATCAGCATTCTAACTTGGATGTTATATTAAGAGTTGACTTACCAGGACAATTGGTGCCCATATGGAGATAATAACACCAATATTATGTTTTACTGCAATGTTTTAAGTATATCAAATTAGAGCAAGTCAGCTAGAGCTAGAAAAACACAGTTGTCACCAAAATATAAAAGAATTATACCATTGGGGAAAAACTCATGCCATTCCCAGTTACCAACTCTCAGGCCCATTATTAGCTTTGTCGGCTCAATTAATGGCAATATCTACGCGGAGCAAATGAAAAATTAGATCTTGGAAGTACCTTCTGCTTTTCCCAATAACAACAGCATACTACTCAGGATAAAATatgaaaacaacaacaaaaatcataACTGTTTCTATAGCATGCTCAATGAAATAAGCATGGACATGGTGATTGGGAATGCCAATGCTCACTAGGCATTGGCCCTTCATAGATTAACAATTACATCAAGAAAGCTAAATATATAGACACGGGATCACAGATCCTCATGTGTTAAAGATTCTTAGGTGATTTAATCCAGTGTGTTCTTCTATAATAGTTGTTCAGCATTGTCTGATTGGCAGTTAATATAGACATTCAGATCTTCTGTTTTGAAGTGATTAACATTTTAAACTGTAAAAGAGAGCAACTTCACCTCAACGTAGTAGCTGAACGCCAATTTGCTTATCAGCAACAGGATCCAAAACAAAGTATACCTAGAGAGAGCAGGGAATATACTTCTTTTAGAGAAAAGAATAACACCTCAAAAAGAAAACGCTACAAATACATTTTTGCTTACTTGAGAAGTGAGAACATATCTTCATGCATTCCTCTTCCAACAAATAATTTTGGCTGGAGTCGGATGAGAGACAAATTGTTACAAATAAATATTTTTGCAAGACTTTAGTCAACAGCAAAATCAAAGACTAGAAATTGGGGAACTATGTACTCCAATTAAATAACGTAAGGGTATGAGAAAATGGTTACCTGGGACCACCACATGAGAAAGCGAACAATGCGCCAATTTGAACGTTCCATATGTCTCCGAAGAGGTGGTAACAAAAATATTAATGCTGCCAGTATATTGGGTATCATGTAGACGGCTATAACATAATGATAAAGTGGCTGGTTTTGCCAATTTACAACCCAACCACTGAAAAATTTGACTAGTCCTGTTGGATTGTGCACCGTAGTAGAATAAGTTAATGGCAGGATTATCAGCCATACAACAGCAATGGCGAATTTCAAGAGGTACCGAGCGATTTGGGTAAATTTCATGCTTCCCCAAGCCTTAAAACTAAGAATTATGTCCAGAGTAGCTACAAAAGAAATAAACAGCGTCAAAGAAATATATAATCAAGTAAGAAAACAATTCCTAACTACGCCGGTAAGATTTTGGCAACTCCAGTTTCAACATAGCGGCAGCTAAATTCAGAGAATAAATAATTTGTATAATAAACACCGCAAATACCAGAAGCAAAGACCAAACACATGAGATACTAACTTACAACATGTTTAACAAGACCAGGACATTGTACCTTGCAGAAAAATTAGGAAAGCCCAAGTAATAAAAATACTTGCAACACTTCTAAATACGTCTCCGTCAAACAAAGCAGTAGGAGATCCAGAAGGACTCCATGCAACAATAACCAGAGCCTGAAAACCAGAAAAACTACAGATGATATACTTAAATTTAAATTGTTCTTCTACCAGCTACAGTCATAGTAAATAGTGTACCTGGAACGCTAGTATAAAGAATATCCACATCCGGTCGAAACTTCTGAAAAGGTGCCAAAATGTACGTATTTCAACAAAATTTGTCTTGGGTTTTCTTTTTCCGGCAACAACTTGGTTCGGACGCTGCAAAGAGTGGGAAAATGTAGGAAATTTAGGACATTCAGACAAAACTTAAAGATGAACAGCTGCTACACCCTTTGAGTAGCATGTACATCAATATTACTACCAAAGAGTTCATGTGTATCAAGTTTTGTTAATCCTGAACCTGGTACATGCAAAATTTAGTGCTGTTCTCCTGTCTCACATGCATATCAGATATATGAATATATAGTACtttatcaaacaaaataaaatgatgAGAAACCTCGTTTGCAGGAGGTATCTCTTCTGTATGCACAAAAAAATCTGCCGCATGGTCCATCGGCCACCCTAGCTTAAAGCATTTGTCTGACCTGAAAGAGGAAGAAAATCACAACTGGCAGTTATTTTCATAGCCAAAGTAACACCAGTTACAACTAGATAGAAATTATTCCAAGTACAAACCATACCAGAAATATTCATTCAGATCATCATAGTTTCTCCATTTTGAATGGCTATTCGTGCCCCCCTTGTTTCTCCGAGCTTCCTTTTCAGACCAAATAAAGGAGAATTTCTCAGAAATAAACTAGTGGAGGATCATGAACTGATTAATGAATTGGAGACTATGAGACAAACATCAAAAAATAGTTCACCTTGCGCATGACCTGATAAATAGGAGTTATAACCTCCCGTAGAAATGATTCTTCACCATTATATGCTGTTTGGACAGTTTGCCCACTGACAGTTTGAACATTGCCATACATAATTCCATATAGCTCATTTGCCATCTTATTGACAGAAATGCACGGAAAAAAGCAcaacattattttttttacaaaCAATTGTTACAGAATTCCAATATAGATCTGAGTAGGATGTAAATAAAAAGATCATCAACATGAATACAGCATTTTATAAACTCTATGTTCCAGGAAATAGACAACCACAGTACGAAAAAATTGGAATTTAGTGAATACTGTTAGACTTcatgttggtttagcaacaaaaTAGGTTGCTTAAGTTAATCTGTGATTTGTAACCTAAACTGGATCAAGTATATGCCAGAGAAAGGACAATAAGTTAGAGTTATAACAAGGAATTAAGATTAGCTTAGGTTGGCTTAGGTGTCATGTTAACTAAGCATGACTCACCTAGGAGGTGTCATCCAACTAATGATGGACAGGTCGGATGACAGATAGCTACCAAAGTGATGACTAAGAAGTAGAAGCTAAGTCATTGAATCTATTCTGATTTGTgatgttttgttttatttctacTGAACTTTTATAGTGCTTGCATGATGTTGTTGTTCTTCTCTTATTGATGTTAAACAATTCAGAAATAACCAAGTGTTGATAGTGCTATTAATAGAGATTATGTTCAGCTAATAATAGGAAGAAATGATTGATTTGTATACCCATTTCAGATGTTGTAGAGCATGTAATTAGTAGGGTTAATACTTGATTTCAGCGCATGAGTTATATATAATCATGTTTAAGCATAAAGTATGAGTTCCAACAAATACATCCTAAAGGAGTGTATCATCTATCTCTCATGCATATATGCACCATGTATGTtatgaaataaaaaagaaaagtcaTGGGGTTTACGTAATAGGGAACATACATTATGGAAGATATAGCAGATACATTCCGGCATGAATCGAACATTTGAAGCTTCACCCCAGATAAGAAGATAGAGACCAATATAGAGAAGCTCCAACTGTTGCCTATCAACATTAATTGGAAAcctgcaaagaaaaaaaaaatgacaacAAAAATTGTGAAAGGATGAAGATAGCATTGAACCCAGGATGTAGGATAAAAATGAATAGTAAGTATATTGAATTCAGTCCCTGATATGAGGGCTTCAGTTTATAATCCCTGTTCAGAAAGTTTGACTTACTTTAGGTTTGATCCACGATGCAAATAGTTACACCAAGAACGGTAATTCTTGAAGATTTTATCCATCAGATGCTTGACAGTGTAACTTTCCAGCTGAAACAATAGAATTATGTCAATCTTCTTTAATTGAATGTCATTACATGAAATTAAGTTTCAAATAGGACGAATTGAGCACCTGCAAACTGGAAAAGGAAAATGTATACCTGTACATAGTTTTCAGGGGGCTTATTCCTTATGTCAATATTTGCGAGTAGCAAGATTAGGTGCTCCCTTTGATTTGCAACATTTCCTTTCTTCATAGCAAAGGGATTAATAAGACGGAAAGTTAGAGTCCTTCTACATGTCAAATGGAGAAACATCCCTGAGTTTATTTAAATATTTCCTACCATTGTCAATTGCCGTTAAAGCTAAGAAGTTCTTTCATATGTGGTGAGGTGCACTATAAAATAGTCGGCCTGCCTATGAAATCTTGATCAAATGAAACCTTGGATATAAATTGGTCCGACCAAAAGAACCTGATCTACTGCATTCTTTTGGACGCTAGGAAAATATGCACAATTTTTTTTAGCCGACGGATTGGTTATGGATCTTTCCAAGGATATCTAATATTCACTGTTTAAGATCGATGTTCAGAAAAATAAAGATATGTAACTTGAAGGCACTAAATATGAGCTTTAGGGTGATTAAGTTTCCAGAATCAAACAAGTCAGTGGAAGACATCAATCTGTACATATATGCAGAAGTTGAAAACTACCTGGAACCCAAACACTGACCAAAGCCAGTCAAGTACATCACGAGTGGATTTATCTCCCTCCTCATGCAAAGCATCCACGGTGGAGTGCAATCTGTGCTTAGGTAGATTATCAACCTTGCGGAGAGCATGAAGTGCTGCTTTTATCtagtcatttaaaaaaaaaaaagaatagggATCTTAACATAATCAAACaagaaagttgaagaaaaaaaatcataacccATAAGTAAAAATAGATGAAAGGTGTAATACTCATCCAACCTCAGGAAGCTCCATAATTGGTGGAGGGGGGCCTAATGCATCTAGTGGGAGGATATTATAGTGTGCGTAATGCTCCTTTATCCTCTCAACTTCTCTAGCATATCTAGTTACCTGATTTATAAAGCATCCACTAATCATTCACAGTTTTTTATATAAAACCTCAATGTCAGAAAACCTAAAAATTTGTAGAAAAATCAAACCTCATCATCAACTTTATCAGAAGGTACTACA
This is a stretch of genomic DNA from Papaver somniferum cultivar HN1 chromosome 1, ASM357369v1, whole genome shotgun sequence. It encodes these proteins:
- the LOC113295681 gene encoding callose synthase 7-like isoform X2, giving the protein MASTSGTKNEMPPRNLSRRMTRSATMLDVPEDDTAAVDSELVPSSLASIVPILRVANEIEPENPRVAYLCRFHAFEKAHKLDPKSSGRGVRQFKTYLLHRLEKEELETQPQLAKSDPREIQRFYQKFYEEHIKDGIHKRKPEEMAKLYQIASVLYDVLRTVVPSDKVDDEVTRYAREVERIKEHYAHYNILPLDALGPPPPIMELPEIKAALHALRKVDNLPKHRLHSTVDALHEEGDKSTRDVLDWLWSVFGFQKGNVANQREHLILLLANIDIRNKPPENYVQLESYTVKHLMDKIFKNYRSWCNYLHRGSNLKFPINVDRQQLELLYIGLYLLIWGEASNVRFMPECICYIFHNMANELYGIMYGNVQTVSGQTVQTAYNGEESFLREVITPIYQVMRKEARRNKGGTNSHSKWRNYDDLNEYFWSDKCFKLGWPMDHAADFFVHTEEIPPANERPNQVVAGKRKPKTNFVEIRTFWHLFRSFDRMWIFFILAFQALVIVAWSPSGSPTALFDGDVFRSVASIFITWAFLIFLQATLDIILSFKAWGSMKFTQIARYLLKFAIAVVWLIILPLTYSTTVHNPTGLVKFFSGWVVNWQNQPLYHYVIAVYMIPNILAALIFLLPPLRRHMERSNWRIVRFLMWWSQPKLFVGRGMHEDMFSLLKYTLFWILLLISKLAFSYYVEILPLIEPTKLIMGLRVGNWEWHEFFPNVKHNIGVIISIWAPIVLVYFMDVQIWYAIFSTICGGIHGAFNHLGEIRTLGMLRSRFDAVPIAFSERLVPSIKEDSKKNHMDGTWERKNIAKFSQVWNEFINCMRTEDLISNRERDLLLVPYSSSDVNVVQWPPFLLASKIPIALDMAKDFKGKDDAYLFKKIKNDPYMISAVIECYETLRDILYSLLDDDDDKQIIRKICHEIDDSIMNRGFLSNFRMSELPLLNNKLEKLLNLLKDDEDESYKAQIVNVLQDIMEIITQDVMTKGHIILESHKKDHHVERKEQKFQKLNLNLMRNRSWMEKVVRLHLLLTVKESAINVPMNLEARRRITFFTNSLFMSMPSAPKVRNMLSFSVLTPYYKEDVLYSEEELNKENEDGISILFYLQKIYPDEWNNFWERINDPKNVNPAKDKTDLVRQWVSYRGQTLFRTVRGMMYYRQALELQCFLDMAEDPAIFGGYRADSLHYQDQMAFAARSQAVADMKFTYVVSCQVYGAQKKSSEARDRSCYQNILNLMLMYPSLRVAYIDEREETVAGKSEKVYYSVLVKGGDKLDEEIYRVKLPGPPTDIGEGKPENQNHALIFTRGEALQTIDMNQDNYLEEAFKMRNVLEELLKTRRADRKPTILGLREHIFTGSVSSLAWFMSNQETSFVTIGQRILAYPLRVRFHYGHPDIFDRLFHLTRGGISKASKTINLSEDIFSGYNSTLRGGYVTHHEYIQVGKGRDVGMNQISQFEAKVANGNGEQTLSRDVYRLGRRFDFFRMLSFYFTTVGFYFSSMVTVLTVYVFLYGRLYLVLSGLERAILEDPSIRQSKSLETALATQSVFQLGLILVLPMVMEIGLERGFRTAVVDFIVMQLQLASVFFTFQLGTKAHYFGRTILHGGAKYRATGRGFVVFHAKFADNYRFYSRSHFVKGLEMMILLVVYEAYGRSYRSSNLYLFVTFSMWFLVASWLFAPSIFNPSGFEWQKTVDDWTDWKRWMGNRGGIGIQPDRSWESWWDAEQDHLKHTDIRGRILEIILASRFFLYQYGIVYHLNIAHHSKNILAYGLSWLVMATVLLVLKMVSMGRRRFGTDFQLMFRILKGLLFLGLVSVMTVLFVVCGLTVSDVFAGMLGFLPTGWALLLIGQACRPFLKHIGFWDSIKELARAYEYVMGMVVFMPVVILSWFPFVSEFQTRLLFNQAFSRGLQISMILAGRKDRTASSN